TGGATATTGACATCTCCTGTGTTGAGGTTGCCTACACGTTGAATGATGTAAGTTGACGATTTAGAAGTTTCTGATTTGGTTTTTATTTCCTCCTCAACTGGGGGAGAATGAAAAATTTTATGGTTATAAAACTTGCAACGCTCTTGAATTTCTAAAATAAGATCTTTCATCTCATATATTGCAACTAATAGTAAATTTTGCATTTGAGGTATAAATTTACTTTCTACAACTTCTTCTACTTGTACAGGGTTACTAGAGACTAATGATTCTTCATATAAAACAGAATTGATTAAGCGATTTTTCTTGATTTGTTCCAATGCAATTAAGCGATTTTTCTTGATTTGTTTCATTACATCAATAGCACTTGAACAAATAGATGATTCTTCATCGTTTAAAGCAGAAATCAGAGCATCTGTTATTAACTGATTGCTATGGTTTACTTCAGCAAGTTCTCCTAAAGCAATTACAGCACTCTGACGAACATCTGAATTTTCATCATTCAAAGCTTTAATTAAATGCTCTAATACCTGCTTACAATGCATCTTTCCTAATGCTTTGACTACATTAGAACGCACAAAAAATTTTTCATCCTTTGATGCTTGTATTAACGCATTAATTACCTTGTCATCACGGAATTTACTTACAGCTTCTGCCGCTCTAGAACGTACAAAAGCTTTTTCATCATTAAGTGCTTTAATTAAGGGAGTAATTACCGTATAACTGCGAAATCTTCCTAATGCTTCAACTACACCAGAGCGCACAAAGTAATTTTCATCTTCTACAATTTTGAATAAAGCACAAGCTTCTGCATCCGAACCTATATTTCCTAATGCCAAAGCAGCATGATAACGTATCCTAAAATCTTCATGTTTTAATGCTTTTAACAAGAACGAAATCGTTTGATTAAATAGCTCTTCTCCTAGTACTGCCTGTGCTTGGTAATTTCGGGGCTTTAAATATTGATCAGATCCTTTCTTGTTTATTAAGTTTTTATCATTGAGCAATTTCACTAAATTCAAAACTACCACATCAGATGATTCTATATTTTCTAACTCAGAAGCTATTCTTTCACAAAGAATATGATTATTATAATCTTCGTAAAATTTAGCTTGATTCCACTCTGCAGTATGTTTGTCTTCCCATTCCAGCAACTCAGACATTAGCTGATCGTCACCGATACATGATAAAGCTTCAGCTAAACTATAAACATTGTCATAATCTCGATTATCCCGTGCTTGCTGCAATGGCGATCTGGCTTGTTCAGAACGAGTCATTCCCAAAAGTTCAATCTTAAGTCTTTGGTTAACCTCCAACCCCAAAACCAACCCCACTGTCTTCTCCTGAAACTCCTCCTTCACCTCCCCCGCTAACCGCGCACCTAACATCAAATCCACATTCAACGCTAACTGCACCACCCGCACCGCCTGCGCTTCTTTGTCCACCAACGCCAACATCAGTGCTAGAGGTTCTGTCCACTTCAAATAATTGAGATAATCCCGTTTCAACTTCTCATTACTAATTTTGGGAAGCTGCTGGAGTAAACATTCTGCCGCGTAATATTCCTGAAGCAGCTGGTGACGAAACTCTATTTGCTGATTGCTGGCAATCTGGATTAAATGGTGCTTGAGCAAATCCTCTAACCATTCTCTCGCCCGACTCGCAGGATAATCAACTTTACCTTCAAGGAACTTCGTGAAAATTGCTTGCGCTTCTTGCCTCTCAATCGTGACTCGCAACTCTGTAGGCGTTTCTGCCTGCATCATCGCAAACGCCAAATGCTGCAATAACTCCTGCCACCAGCGGCGCGACTCACCAGAAACCGGGACATCATCTTTGATTTTGCCGTCATAACTCTGGGCAAAGCAGCGAAACACTAAACCCAAATTCGGTGGAACATTGCCCGTTATTTTAAATAACTCACACAGCATCCATAGCAGCAACGGCGTTTGCCCGAACTCCCGCAATCTTCCACCCAACCGCCGCAGCATTTCCTCACCTTGTTCTGGCAAATAGGCGCGGACAAACTCCTGCATCTGTTCTTCTGTCAACGGCTGCATTTCCAGCTTTTTCTTAATCCCCAAATCACCACCTACGCCCAAATCCCGCGTGGTGAAAATCATTGGTGTGTGCGGGTAATTCTGGCAAAAGGTTTTTAACTCTCGCCGTGCATCTTCATTGGGTAACTCGTTGAGTCCATCCAGCAGCAGCAAAAATTGCCCCTGTCGCAACCAAGTTTTTAAAGTTTCGCTGTCAAAGGTTAAGTTGGGATCGTGGCGCAAGAGGAAGTTTTGAATAAGCTCAAGGACAGAGGTGTTGTATTGACGGAGTTCTACTAGTATGGGCGTTGCAGTTGTTGGGGAGATTGCTGAGTCCTTCGGACACGCTTGGCGAACGTTTCGCTTCGCTTCACTCGCAATGACAGAATTTTCCGCTTCTTCCAGCAATAGCCGTGCTAAAGCTGTGGACTTCCCAGAACCTGGTCTTCCGACAAGTAGCACATGAGTTTCAGAATATTTACGTAATCCTTCCTGCACTGGGAGGCGTTCTGTTTTCTCTGGTGTTTCGCGTTTCTCCTGCTGCTGAGGCTGTACCGTTTGCACCATTAAGCCAAAATCAAAAGGCGACGCTACACTTTTAGGCTGTACTGGTTTAGACCCTTCCACATCCGTGATGGTGTACAAGCTCCACCAATAATGGTAAGCATTACACACAGATTGCAGGTATTTTTGAAAATCTGCGCTCATGCAGGAAGTTGACTGATTAATGACTGATGTTATTTCCTATATCTTTTATAGCGTTTTATTTTAAGGTTGATACAAATGCATAGTAAGGAGCAGGGGGAAAGAATTAGAAACAAATTATTTGTATCAAATGTTTCGTGAAACGGTATTAGAAAAATTATAAAGAAAGCATTCCAATGGTGTGAAAGTATGCGAGCATCTTGCTCGCGTACTATGACAAGCCACCAATATGCTCGCAGTGCATCTGGCATAAAGAGCGAACATTTGGCATGCTGTCAATTATAAATTCTCCAAATCAACCTCAAAGGTTTGTCCTCCCAGCGTCACCTTGTCGCCTGATACTAATTTCCGTCCTCGTCGGGTTTCAACTGTATTATTAACTTTGACATCGCCTCCTTGAATGAGTAGCTTAGCTTGCCCACCAGTTGGTGCGATACCCACGAACTTTAAAAACTGGTCGAGTTTAATTGTGCTGGCGCTTGTGTCCATAAATCCAATAACCTAACTACGATTATCTATTTGAGCACGCTGCAAACTTCCAGAGAAGTCCACGTACACAGTCTTCCATTCTGTAAACACATCCAAAACAGCAGAACCAGCTTCCCGGTGTCCGTTTCCAGTTTGTTTGACACCACCAAAGGGCAAATGAACTTCTGCACCAATCGTAGGACCATTGATATAAGTGATCCCGGCTTCAATATCGCGCATAGCGGCGAAAGCGCGGTTGACATCGCGGGTGTAGATTGAAGAAGAAAGACCGTAGGGAGTGTTGTTGAGGATGGCGATCGCCTCTTCAAATGAACTCACCTCTATCACCGCCACCACAGGTCCAAATATCTCTTCACAAGCGACTCGCATCTTGGGAGTGACTTGATCAAGAATAGTCGGTTGAAAAAAGTAACCGTGTTGTAATTCTCCCTCAGTTGCGATTTCTCCACCAATCAAGACTTTTGCACCTTCTTCACGAGCAATATCCAGATACTTGCGCACCCGTTGAAGTTGCGTTTCGTTAATAATTGGACCTATATCAGTGTTGGGATCAATTCCTGCGCCCAAGCGTAACTTACTAGTGCGCTCTTTAAGCATAGCGGTAAATTTCTCTTTGATGTCGCGGTGCAAAATCAGGCGACTTGTAGCAGTACATCTTTGCCCAGTTGTTCCAAAAGCCCCCCAAACTGCACCCTCAAGAGCAAGTTCTAAATCTGCATCTTCCATTACAATTTGAGCATTTTTACCGCCCATCTCCAAACAAACTCGCTTGTGAGTGCGTCCGCAAGTCGAGGCGACAAAAGCACCCGTCTCAGAAGAACCCGTAAAAGATACCAAGTCAACATCAGGATGTTCAACTAAAGCTTTTCCCGCTTCTTGTCCCACCCCATGCACCAAATTGACAACACCTTCAGGAAAACCAGCTTCTGCAAAAATCTCAATAAGTTTCGTTGCACAAGCGGGGGTATCCTCAGCGGGTTTGAGGATAACAGTATTACCGCATACCAAAGCTGGCATCATTTTCCAGCAGGGAATAGCGACTGGGAAATTCCACGGAGTGATCAGGGCGCAAACTCCAACGGGTGTTCTTACCGTCATCGCGAATTTGTTGGGCATTTCTGAAGGTGTTGTTTGCCCAAACAATCGTCGTCCTTCACCAGCATTGTAAAAAGCGCAATCAATACCTTCTTGAACATCTCCCCGTGCTTCCGTCAGGGGTTTACCCATTTCCCGACTCATGATTTGGGCGAGTTCTTCTTTGTATTTTTGTAAAAGTTCTCCCACTTTATGGATATATTCTGCTCTTGCTGGCGCGGGGACAAGTCGCCAACTGCGGTATCCCTTGCGGGCTGCTGCGACTGCATTGTCAACATCAACTGCTGCAGAACGCGGGAAAGTCGCAACAACTTCCCGGCTATCAGCAGGGTTACGACTTTCTAGGGTGTCAACACAAGCAGCATTCACCCATTCAGCGGCGATGTAATTGCGACAAGTCAGGGGAGTGATCATGATATACACCTCCGGATTTGAGATGCACTGGAACATTTGCACCAGTTTCGCTTGATTTATCGGTTGTAGTCAAGTCACACCTCAGGGTAGTGAACTAAAGGCAAAACGACATCTTATCTATTTTTATCTCACAAGTGCATAAGTCACTTTCCGTTGCACCTATTAAGAATGTAGAAGGAAGACAAATCAGCTTAACTTTCTTTCTCAATCATACCTAAAAAAATTACATGATACCTCATATGAAACCTCGCAGAGCAATATTTGCTCTAGTTCCGCTTGCTCTTTTACTTAACAGTTGTGGTCGTGATTTTCCCTCAGTTAAAAATGTAGGAAAAATGGCTGATACGTTGGATAAAACATCCTCAAATATAGCTGATGACATTTATAACTCTTGCATAACAAGAACGAAATACATGTCTTTTCTGGTAGCTCCACCCTCTGGAGCAGATCGAAGCTCATCAGGTCCAGTACGAAAGCGAGAAGAAGAAGAAACAATTTGTGAGAATTCCAACAGACCGGCTGTCAATAATGTTAAACAAGCAAACTCTGTTCTTGTAGAATATTTAAAAGCTTTGGGTAAAATTGCTAGCGGTGATACTGTATCTTTCGATAAAAACTTTGATGCTCTTGGTGAATCACTCAAGAATTTAAAAATTCCGCAATCTAACGGAAAACTCTCTAGTTTAAATAACTCTGATGTTGACGCTGGCATAAATATTGCCAAATTTATTACCAATGCATTCACAAGGGAATTTCGCCGCGAAAAGTTAAAAAAAGCAATTGTGTGTACCGATAAAGATATACAGACTTATATTGGTGCAACATCTGGTGTAAAAGATTTAGCCTCTAACGAACCTGCAAAAGGAGGCTTAACAGGACTTACACAACAGGCTTATGTTAACGGAATTTTGAAAGCAGAAGAGCTAGAAATTCGAGAGTACGTTGTTAATTACATAGGTGGGGTTACAGCAGTTTACCAGGAACGACCTCTAGATTTCATCACGCTAGAAGAAAACTATAACAAGGCTATGGATTCTATCAGAAGTAGAAGAGATGCTGCAGAAAACTATGTAGAACTACTTCAGAAAATAGCGAAAATGCATAGCGATCTGAAAACGGAGTTTCAAGGTAAAGGTAAAGATCAGCTCGATGATGCCCAGTTACCAAACTATTGTCAAGACCTTTACACACCTAAGGCAGATAAATCAGTGACTAAAGAAAAAGCAATTAGATACGATGAGGAGGAAATCAAAAATGTTGGAAAAATAGTATCTGAATACGAAAGAAGCTTAGAACCTTTAATTCAAAAAATGCAGAAAGGTTTATAACTTAAATTTGTGTCCGAAAAAGTTTCATTCTTACTCACAGTTTTAATATAAAAGGAGATGTAATATGGTAGGGTTTACTCTGAAATCGAGTGAATTGGAAGACTTGAAGACTAGGATGATCGAACTTGTTAATTCAATCCGGGATAGAAGAGAAGAGTTAGTTGTAAACTTTCAGATAAATCTGTCAAATTCCTTAAAAATATCAGACTCGGCAGATCGTCTTATTCGTAGTATAAATAAGATAGCTATTGAACAAATTAACGAAATACGAACTGATTTACAGGAACCAGCAAAAAAAATAACAAACGTCACGGATAAGTTAGGCGCTGCTATCGAAGAACTGCAAGAAGTGAATAAGTTGGTACAAATTTTAACGAATCTTACAAACCTTGTTAACGTAATTTTAAGCCCAGCTTCAGGACTGGTAAAAATTGCTGGAATCGTAACTCAGCTTGATAAGCTTACATAGGATAAACTTTCAGCAGATTCGTAGAAAACTTTCGCACAGTTGAATGGACTTAAAAAGCAATCGAGGAGGAGACAGCAGGAGATAATCTTTTTGTCTCCTTCCTCCAAATGCGTAAGTCCTATTTTTATCAAAACCCAACAAAATCAAAAGCCAACAAAGATTTTTTATGGAATCAACGCCAACACCCCAGCCGGAGAACCCAAACCATCACGCAACAGCAACACACCAATTGCCAAAGTTGCTCCAAATATTTGTATCCAAAGAATCTTTTGTGACACATTTTCTGTAAAATAATTACCAGCTTTCATAATTAACTGCGTAATTATAATGAATAACACATTTGCAACTTTTGCTGCTTCTGTCGTTGTAAGTGGTTTGACTGCGTTTGGTCTTGGTTTGTCTCCTGCTAGTGCAGTTCTTTTGATTGGTAACACTAGAGGTGACAATGTAATCATGTATGATGAGCAGAATGGGAACTTTCTTGGCGAGTTCGTTAAAGCAACAAGTGGCGGTTTAAAAGATCCAGATGACTTGAACTTCGGTCCTGATGGTAACTTCTACGTTAGCAGCGGAACTACCCCTGAAACTTCTGCAATCCTTCGCTACAACGGAAAGACTGGAGAATTTATCGATGTTTTTGCCTCTGGTAACGGTTTGATTCGCCCCTATGGTGCAGCATTCGGTCCCGATGGTTATCTTTACGTCGCGAGTTTTTTAAGTGACGAGATTTTACGTTTCAACGCCACCACAGGAGTGTTTGTTGATAAATTTTCTCAGGGAAATGGTCAACCTGGAGGTTTGAATGGACCAAACGATCTGCTTTTCGGTCCAGATGGAAGCTTATATGTCACGACTCAAGGTAGTGTTGCTGTTGATGGCGTTCCCACTTTTCCCGGTTTACCCAGCCAAGTGCTGCGTTTTGATTTAGCAACCAAAACGTCTACTGTCTTTATTGAACAGCCAACACCACTACCAGACAGCCCTCAATTTGTTAGTCTCCTTGGGTTAACACTTGGTTCCAAAGGTGACCTTTTTGTGAGTGACTTTGCTAACGGAATCAGAAGATATGATTTCAAGACAGGGCAGTTACTGGATGTTTTATCCACCAATTACACAAATACACCAAGTAACAATTTCATTGGTAATTTAACCATCGATCCTAACAATATCCTCTACACAGTTGGGTTTGATACGACAAACAATAACTTTGGCGCAATCCTGCGTTATGACGAAGTGACTGGAAACCCCTTACCCGCCCCAAGTCAGTCTGGTTCCGTCTTCGTACCTACTAACAGTCGGTTGTTGCGTCCCGTTGGTATTACTTACGCCTCCATAACCGTACCCGAACCAGCTTCAACAGTAGGTTTACTGTCTCTCGGGGCTTTATA
This portion of the Brasilonema sennae CENA114 genome encodes:
- a CDS encoding RNA-binding S4 domain-containing protein, with amino-acid sequence MDTSASTIKLDQFLKFVGIAPTGGQAKLLIQGGDVKVNNTVETRRGRKLVSGDKVTLGGQTFEVDLENL
- a CDS encoding aldehyde dehydrogenase family protein; protein product: MITPLTCRNYIAAEWVNAACVDTLESRNPADSREVVATFPRSAAVDVDNAVAAARKGYRSWRLVPAPARAEYIHKVGELLQKYKEELAQIMSREMGKPLTEARGDVQEGIDCAFYNAGEGRRLFGQTTPSEMPNKFAMTVRTPVGVCALITPWNFPVAIPCWKMMPALVCGNTVILKPAEDTPACATKLIEIFAEAGFPEGVVNLVHGVGQEAGKALVEHPDVDLVSFTGSSETGAFVASTCGRTHKRVCLEMGGKNAQIVMEDADLELALEGAVWGAFGTTGQRCTATSRLILHRDIKEKFTAMLKERTSKLRLGAGIDPNTDIGPIINETQLQRVRKYLDIAREEGAKVLIGGEIATEGELQHGYFFQPTILDQVTPKMRVACEEIFGPVVAVIEVSSFEEAIAILNNTPYGLSSSIYTRDVNRAFAAMRDIEAGITYINGPTIGAEVHLPFGGVKQTGNGHREAGSAVLDVFTEWKTVYVDFSGSLQRAQIDNRS
- a CDS encoding HEAT repeat domain-containing protein; the encoded protein is MSADFQKYLQSVCNAYHYWWSLYTITDVEGSKPVQPKSVASPFDFGLMVQTVQPQQQEKRETPEKTERLPVQEGLRKYSETHVLLVGRPGSGKSTALARLLLEEAENSVIASEAKRNVRQACPKDSAISPTTATPILVELRQYNTSVLELIQNFLLRHDPNLTFDSETLKTWLRQGQFLLLLDGLNELPNEDARRELKTFCQNYPHTPMIFTTRDLGVGGDLGIKKKLEMQPLTEEQMQEFVRAYLPEQGEEMLRRLGGRLREFGQTPLLLWMLCELFKITGNVPPNLGLVFRCFAQSYDGKIKDDVPVSGESRRWWQELLQHLAFAMMQAETPTELRVTIERQEAQAIFTKFLEGKVDYPASRAREWLEDLLKHHLIQIASNQQIEFRHQLLQEYYAAECLLQQLPKISNEKLKRDYLNYLKWTEPLALMLALVDKEAQAVRVVQLALNVDLMLGARLAGEVKEEFQEKTVGLVLGLEVNQRLKIELLGMTRSEQARSPLQQARDNRDYDNVYSLAEALSCIGDDQLMSELLEWEDKHTAEWNQAKFYEDYNNHILCERIASELENIESSDVVVLNLVKLLNDKNLINKKGSDQYLKPRNYQAQAVLGEELFNQTISFLLKALKHEDFRIRYHAALALGNIGSDAEACALFKIVEDENYFVRSGVVEALGRFRSYTVITPLIKALNDEKAFVRSRAAEAVSKFRDDKVINALIQASKDEKFFVRSNVVKALGKMHCKQVLEHLIKALNDENSDVRQSAVIALGELAEVNHSNQLITDALISALNDEESSICSSAIDVMKQIKKNRLIALEQIKKNRLINSVLYEESLVSSNPVQVEEVVESKFIPQMQNLLLVAIYEMKDLILEIQERCKFYNHKIFHSPPVEEEIKTKSETSKSSTYIIQRVGNLNTGDVNIHGNQIGTQHNQLNNKD
- a CDS encoding PEP-CTERM sorting domain-containing protein (PEP-CTERM proteins occur, often in large numbers, in the proteomes of bacteria that also encode an exosortase, a predicted intramembrane cysteine proteinase. The presence of a PEP-CTERM domain at a protein's C-terminus predicts cleavage within the sorting domain, followed by covalent anchoring to some some component of the (usually Gram-negative) cell surface. Many PEP-CTERM proteins exhibit an unusual sequence composition that includes large numbers of potential glycosylation sites. Expression of one such protein has been shown restore the ability of a bacterium to form floc, a type of biofilm.), with amino-acid sequence MNNTFATFAASVVVSGLTAFGLGLSPASAVLLIGNTRGDNVIMYDEQNGNFLGEFVKATSGGLKDPDDLNFGPDGNFYVSSGTTPETSAILRYNGKTGEFIDVFASGNGLIRPYGAAFGPDGYLYVASFLSDEILRFNATTGVFVDKFSQGNGQPGGLNGPNDLLFGPDGSLYVTTQGSVAVDGVPTFPGLPSQVLRFDLATKTSTVFIEQPTPLPDSPQFVSLLGLTLGSKGDLFVSDFANGIRRYDFKTGQLLDVLSTNYTNTPSNNFIGNLTIDPNNILYTVGFDTTNNNFGAILRYDEVTGNPLPAPSQSGSVFVPTNSRLLRPVGITYASITVPEPASTVGLLSLGALYAVLLLKRKCSQVI